The Kiritimatiellia bacterium genome includes the window CGTCGCGGATCTACGCCGCGCTCGACGAGGTGGGCGACGCGGTAGGTCAATGCGCGGGTCTTGCCCGTGCCGGCGGCGGCGATGATCAGCACCGGCCCGTCCGGCGCGAGGGCCGCGGCGCGCTGCTCGGCATTCAGGTCTTTCTCGAAATCAATGGGAGGCATGGTCCGCCTCCAGCGGAAAATTCGAATGCCGAATATCGAAATCCGAAACAAATCCGAATGTTTCAATGGCGGAAAACGTCCAAAAAACATTATTTCCCAATTCGAGCATTCGGGTTTCGATCCTTGTTTCGGATTTCGACATTCGGATTCCGGATTTCCCCCGCGGCCTTCACGCCGCGGGGTTGAGGCACTCGCGGAGCGTCATGCTCTGCAGTCCCTGGTCCATGCCGGACTCGACCTGGGCCAGGACTTTCTCGATGGCCGGATGGCGGTGCGCCAGGCCCAGCGCCTCGGGGCGCGCCCCGTCCTGGAGAATAACGTCCACGACCTCCTTGACCCGGATGGCGTCGGCCGCCCGGAGCAGGACGTAGCTGCCGGGCTTGTCAGTGGTCTCCGCCAGGAAGCCGTTGCGCACGAGCAGCCGGACGATGTCGTTCAGCAGGCGGACGGGCACGCGCTGCTCCTTGCCGAAGGCGGCCGTCTCGAAGCGGGCGGCCTGGCCGGCCAGCGCCTGGGCGGCCCGGAGGAGGACGGACAGCCCGATGATCAGCCGCGCGTTGGAGCTGGCGTTCTCGGCGGCCCGCTCGATCTGGTAGGTCGCGGAGTTCTGGAGGGCGAAGGCGAGCTCGGCCCCGAGCAGGATGATCACCCAGCTCGTGTACAGCCACGCGAGAAAGATCGGGACCGACGCGAACGTGCCGTAGATCGCGTTGTAGCGGGCCACGCCGACCTGGAGGGAGATGTAGGCCTTCTGCCAGACCAGCCACAGCACGGCGCCGACCAGGCTGCTGATGAGCGCCGGCAGGGTCCTTACCTTGGTGTTCGGGAGGTGGACGTACATGAACCAGAAGGTCAGCCACGTGGTCAGCACCGAGGCCAGCCCGAGCACCCATCCGGCCATGGCGCTGAACGGCGGGGGAAGACGCAGCAACCCTCCCCGCAGGCTGGCCTCGGCCGTCCCCACGCCCGCGATCAGCAGAGGGACCAGCACCAGGATGCTGACATAGTTGGCCACCTGGCGGAGCACGCCGCGATTAACCCGCACGCCCCAGATGCGGTTGAACGAGATCTCCATGCTGCCCAGCACGAGCAGGGACGTGAACAGGACGACGACCAGGCCGACCCAGCCCATGGCCGCGAAGTTGGTGGCGTTCGCGATGTTCCGCATGTTGTCCACGAAAGTCTGGAACTCGGGCGGCATGCCGCTGACCCAGTCCATCATCTGGTTGATGCGCTCCTGGCCGAACCCGAATCCCTTGAGCAGGGCGAAGATCACCGCCAGCATCGGCACCATGGACATCAAGGTCACGAAGGTCAGGCCGGAGGCGTGGATCGCCAGGTCGTCCTCGGCGAACCCCTTGACCACGAGCTGGCCGATCCGGACGATGCGGATGGGCAGGCTGCGGCCCGGCGGCAGGGCGCTCAAGTCCGCGTCCCAAATGCCGTGCAACAGGAAGTTCTTGAACCGCCGCCAACCTTCTTTCAAGCCTGTGGCCATGTCCGCCTCCCCGCGCTCAATCGCCCCCGCACAAGCCGGCCAGCTCCGCCCGGAGCCAGGCCGCCAGCGTCTTGGAATCCACGACCCGCTCCTTCAACGCGGACCGCGCCTCGGCCTGCGTCAGCCGGACCGAGGCGACGTTCTCGTCCTCGTCCTGTTTCGTCGCGCCGGGCTCGGCCTCCACCTCGGCGAAGAACAGGTCGATGCGCTCGTCTACGTAGCCGGGGGAGGGGTAGATGAAGCCCAACGACTCCAGCCGCGTGACGCGGTGGCCGGTCTCTTCCTCCATCTCCCGGCGGGCGCAGGCCTCCGCGTCCTCGCCCGGTTCGCGGTGGCCCGCGACGACTTCCAGCAGCGCCTGCTCGACCGGCTTGCGGAACTGGCGCACGAAGAGGAACCGGCCGTCCGGCAGGCGGGCCAGCACGGCCACTGCGGGCCCGTGCCGCACGATCTCGCGCACGGCCTGACGCCCGTTCGCCAACTGGACATCCTGCACCTCGATCCCCAGGATGCGGCCCCGGTACAGCCATTTGGATGTCAAGGTTTTCTCTTCCACGCGACGAACCCTTCCTCCGTCGTTGCCAATCGACCGGATCAGCCTAATATACAACCGATGCTCCATTCGAGAAAAGAAAGAGAAAAACTGGAGGAGGCTTGCCTGGCGCCCTACGCCGTGCGCAGCGCGGCCAGCCGGGGCCGTCTGTACCCCGAGCCCCCGCACGACGTCCGGACGGAGTTCCAGCGCGACCGCGACCGCGTGCTCTACTCCAAGGCCTTCCGCCGCCTCGAGTACAAGACCCAGGTCTTCGTCAACGGTACGGCCGACCACTACCGCACGCGGCTGACCCACACGATGGAGATGACGGCCGTCGGCCGGACCCTGGCGCGCGCGTTGCGGGCGAACGAGGACCTGGTCGAGGCGATCGCCCTCGCGCA containing:
- a CDS encoding YihY family inner membrane protein → MATGLKEGWRRFKNFLLHGIWDADLSALPPGRSLPIRIVRIGQLVVKGFAEDDLAIHASGLTFVTLMSMVPMLAVIFALLKGFGFGQERINQMMDWVSGMPPEFQTFVDNMRNIANATNFAAMGWVGLVVVLFTSLLVLGSMEISFNRIWGVRVNRGVLRQVANYVSILVLVPLLIAGVGTAEASLRGGLLRLPPPFSAMAGWVLGLASVLTTWLTFWFMYVHLPNTKVRTLPALISSLVGAVLWLVWQKAYISLQVGVARYNAIYGTFASVPIFLAWLYTSWVIILLGAELAFALQNSATYQIERAAENASSNARLIIGLSVLLRAAQALAGQAARFETAAFGKEQRVPVRLLNDIVRLLVRNGFLAETTDKPGSYVLLRAADAIRVKEVVDVILQDGARPEALGLAHRHPAIEKVLAQVESGMDQGLQSMTLRECLNPAA
- a CDS encoding NUDIX hydrolase encodes the protein MTSKWLYRGRILGIEVQDVQLANGRQAVREIVRHGPAVAVLARLPDGRFLFVRQFRKPVEQALLEVVAGHREPGEDAEACARREMEEETGHRVTRLESLGFIYPSPGYVDERIDLFFAEVEAEPGATKQDEDENVASVRLTQAEARSALKERVVDSKTLAAWLRAELAGLCGGD